Proteins encoded within one genomic window of Triticum aestivum cultivar Chinese Spring chromosome 2D, IWGSC CS RefSeq v2.1, whole genome shotgun sequence:
- the LOC123050805 gene encoding trans-cinnamate:CoA ligase, peroxisomal-like, translating to MDKLPKRPANYVPLSPVGFLPRASAVYGDRTSVVYGRLKFTWSQTHERCRRLAAALVSLGVRKNDVVSVLAPNVPAMYEMHFAVPMAAAVLNTINTRLDAKAVAVILRHAQAKVLFVDYEYVRLAHDALQIVADAGAPVPLVAVIDDIDRPTGVRLGLFKLEYEALLSKGDPAAELPSLADEWDAVVLNYTSGTTSAPKGVVSSHRGAYLNTMGQLLSWGVGNEPVYLWTLPMFHCNGWTLTWGMAARGAVNVCIRQNRAADVYRAISDYGVTHMCCAPVVFNILLEGEARRLTAPVHVLTGGAPPTAALLDRVERIGFKVTHSYGLTEATGPAMACEWRHQWDLLPLPERSRLKARQGVSVLSLADANVVDDNTMSSVPRDGKSLGEIVLRGSSVMKGYLNNPEANEKAFKGGWFMTGDVGVVHPDGYIEIKDRSKDVIISGGENICSKELEEVLLQHPAVADVAVVAMPHPHWGETPCAFLVAKDKAAEVCKDEVIAFCRERMSRFMVPRKVVVIDALPRNALGKVEKVKLRDAARNLVPSAVSRL from the coding sequence ATGGACAAGCTTCCCAAGCGCCCGGCTAACTACGTGCCACTTAGCCCGGTCGGGTTCCTTCCGCGCGCCAGTGCAGTATACGGCGACCGCACGTCGGTCGTCTACGGGCGTCTCAAGTTCACATGGAGCCAGACGCACGagcgctgccgccgcctcgccgccgccctcgtctcccTCGGCGTCCGCAAGAACGACGTCGTCTCCGTCCTCGCGCCCAACGTGCCGGCAATGTACGAGATGCACTTCGCCGTGCCCATGGCTGCTGCCGTGCTCAACACCATCAACACGCGCCTGGACGCCAAGGCGGTGGCGGTCATCCTGAGGCACGCCCAGGCCAAGGTCCTCTTCGTCGACTATGAGTACGTGCGCCTCGCTCACGACGCGCTCCAAATCGTTGCCGATGCCGGCGCGCCCGTGCCGCTTGTCGCCGTCATCGACGATATCGACAGGCCCACCGGCGTCCGGCTCGGCCTCTTCAAGCTCGAGTATGAGGCGCTGCTCAGCAAAGGAGACCCGGCGGCGGAGCTGCCTTCGCTCGCAGATGAGTGGGATGCGGTGGTGCTCAACTACACCTCGGGCACCACGTCGGCGCCAAAAGGCGTGGTGTCCAGCCACCGTGGTGCATACCTGAACACCATGGGCCAGCTGCTGTCGTGGGGGGTGGGGAACGAGCCCGTGTACCTCTGGACGCTCCCCATGTTCCACTGCAACGGGTGGACACTCACGTGGGGAATGGCGGCGCGCGGCGCCGTCAACGTCTGCATTCGCCAGAACCGCGCCGCCGACGTCTACCGTGCCATCTCCGACTACGGCGTTACCCACATGTGCTGCGCGCCCGTGGTATTCAATATCCTCCTTGAAGGCGAGGCCCGGCGGCTCACCGCTCCGGTCCACGTCCTCACGGGCGGCGCCCCGCCGACGGCCGCCCTGCTGGACCGCGTCGAGCGGATCGGTTTCAAGGTGACGCACTCCTATGGACTCACGGAGGCCACAGGCCCCGCTATGGCCTGCGAGTGGCGCCACCAGTGGGACCTCCTGCCACTCCCTGAGCGCTCACGCCTCAAGGCCAGGCAGGGGGTCAGCGTCCTATCTCTCGCCGATGCCAACGTTGTCGACGACAACACAATGTCTAGCGTGCCGCGCGACGGCAAGTCCTTGGGTGAGATCGTGCTCCGCGGCAGCAGCGTCATGAAGGGGTACCTCAACAACCCGGAGGCTAATGAGAAGGCCTTCAAGGGCGGGTGGTTCATGACGGGCGACGTCGGCGTTGTGCACCCCGACGGGTACATCGAGATAAAGGATAGGTCAAAGGACGTGATCATCAGCGGAGGTGAGAACATCTGCAGcaaggagctggaggaggtgctGCTCCAGCACCCGGCTGTGGCCGACGTGGCGGTGGTTGCCATGCCTCACCCGCACTGGGGCGAGACGCCGTGCGCGTTCCTTGTGGCCAAAGACAAGGCTGCTGAGGTCTGCAAGGATGAAGTGATTGCCTTCTGTCGCGAGCGCATGTCGCGCTTCATGGTTCCCAGGAAGGTGGTCGTCATCGACGCCCTTCCGAGGAACGCGCTGGGAAAGGTTGAGAAGGTGAAGCTACGGGATGCGGCCCGGAATCTTGTGCCCTCGGCCGTGTCAAGGCTGTAG
- the LOC123055363 gene encoding dimethylnonatriene synthase isoform X1, with protein MDVTAWAWASFLAVVLVVLTILRRGRGSQPQGNRLPPGPKPWPVIGNLNLIGALPHRSIHELSKQYGPLMQLRFGSFPVVVGSSAEMARFFLKTHDTVFADRPRTAAGKHTTYNYSDVLWAPYNAHFRRARRLFATELFSAARLESYKHIRHEEVSALLRDLAAAAHGASGRAVPLRGHLFAATNGIISRVVLGKKYAEKEAGGSAAMALEDLSGLIEEFFLLNGVINVGDFIPWFDWLDLQGYVRRMKKYSKKMDRFLEHVLEEHEERRRVKGEQFVARDMVDVLLQLADNPNRLDRDTVKALTQVCMQELIVGGSDTSSVTMEWAMSEVLRNPEVLGKATKELDRVVGRDRMVMEKDIPDLPYIEAIVKEAMRMHPVSPMLAPHLAREDASVDGHDIPAGTLVLVNVWAIGRDPTYWDAPEEFRPERFMGSKIDVMGLDMELLPFGAGRRMCPGYSLGLKVVQLIVANLLHGFTSGLPDGTTREQLNMEEIE; from the exons ATGGACGTCACGGCATGGGCATGGGCCTCCTTCCTGGCCGTCGTCCTCGTCGTCCTAACCATTCTCCGCCGTGGCCGTGGCTCGCAGCCGCAGGGGAACAGGCTTCCACCAGGACCGAAGCCGTGGCCCGTGATCGGCAACCTCAATCTCATCGGCGCGCTGCCGCACCGCTCCATCCACGAGCTGTCCAAGCAGTACGGCCCGTTGATGCAGCTCCGGTTCGGGTCCTTCCCCGTCGTGGTGGGCTCCTCGGCCGAGATGGCCAGGTTCTTCCTCAAGACCCACGACACGGTGTTCGCCGACCGGCCAAGGACCGCCGCCGGCAAGCACACCACCTACAACTACTCCGACGTCCTGTGGGCGCCCTACAACGCCCACTTCCGCCGCGCGCGCAGGCTCTTCGCCACCGAGCTGTTCAGCGCGGCGCGGCTCGAGTCCTACAAGCACATCCGCCACGAGGAGGTGAGCGCGCTGCTGCGCGACCTGGCCGCGGCCGCTCACGGGGCATCTGGCCGTGCCGTGCCGCTCAGGGGACACCTCTTTGCGGCGACCAACGGCATCATCTCGCGGGTGGTGCTGGGCAAGAAGTACGCGGAGAAGGAGGCAGGAGGCTCGGCAGCCATGGCGCTGGAGGATTTGTCGGGCTTAATTGAGGAGTTTTTCCTTCTCAACGGCGTGATCAACGTCGGCGATTTCATTCCGTGGTTCGACTGGCTGGACCTGCAAGGGTACGTCCGGAGGATGAAGAAGTACAGCAAGAAGATGGACCGCTTTCTCGAGCATGTCCTGGAGGAACACGAGGAGCGCCGGCGTGTCAAGGGGGAGCAGTTCGTGGCGAGGGACATGGTGGACGTGCTGCTGCAGCTCGCCGACAATCCTAACCGGCTTGACCGAGACACCGTCAAGGCTCTCACTCAG GTATGCATGCAGGAACTTATCGTCGGGGGTTCAGATACCTCCAGTGTAACCATGGAGTGGGCGATGTCGGAGGTTCTCAGGAACCCTGAGGTCTTGGGCAAGGCCACCAAGGAGCTCGACCGTGTGGTCGGCCGTGACAGGATGGTCATGGAGAAGGACATCCCAGACCTCCCTTACATAGAGGCCATCGTGAAGGAGGCGATGCGCATGCACCCGGTGTCGCCCATGTTGGCGCCCCACCTCGCACGCGAGGACGCGTCCGTCGACGGCCACGACATCCCCGCCGGCACGCTCGTCCTCGTCAACGTGTGGGCCATCGGCCGTGACCCGACCTATTGGGACGCGCCGGAGGAATTCCGACCAGAGAGGTTTATGGGGAGCAAGATCGACGTGATGGGGCTGGACATGGAGCTGCTACCGTTCGGGGCCGGCCGCCGGATGTGCCCCGGGTATAGCCTGGGACTGAAGGTGGTGCAGTTGATCGTCGCCAATCTTCTGCATGGCTTCACGTCGGGGCTCCCTGACGGCACAACGAGGGAGCAGCTCAACATGGAGGAGATAGAGTAA
- the LOC123055363 gene encoding dimethylnonatriene synthase isoform X2, translating into MDVTAWAWASFLAVVLVVLTILRRGRGSQPQGNRLPPGPKPWPVIGNLNLIGALPHRSIHELSKQYGPLMQLRFGSFPVVVGSSAEMARFFLKTHDTVFADRPRTAAGKHTTYNYSDVLWAPYNAHFRRARRLFATELFSAARLESYKHIRHEEVSALLRDLAAAAHGASGRAVPLRGHLFAATNGIISRVVLGKKYAEKEAGGSAAMALEDLSGLIEEFFLLNGVINVGDFIPWFDWLDLQGYVRRMKKYSKKMDRFLEHVLEEHEERRRVKGEQFVARDMVDVLLQLADNPNRLDRDTVKALTQELIVGGSDTSSVTMEWAMSEVLRNPEVLGKATKELDRVVGRDRMVMEKDIPDLPYIEAIVKEAMRMHPVSPMLAPHLAREDASVDGHDIPAGTLVLVNVWAIGRDPTYWDAPEEFRPERFMGSKIDVMGLDMELLPFGAGRRMCPGYSLGLKVVQLIVANLLHGFTSGLPDGTTREQLNMEEIE; encoded by the exons ATGGACGTCACGGCATGGGCATGGGCCTCCTTCCTGGCCGTCGTCCTCGTCGTCCTAACCATTCTCCGCCGTGGCCGTGGCTCGCAGCCGCAGGGGAACAGGCTTCCACCAGGACCGAAGCCGTGGCCCGTGATCGGCAACCTCAATCTCATCGGCGCGCTGCCGCACCGCTCCATCCACGAGCTGTCCAAGCAGTACGGCCCGTTGATGCAGCTCCGGTTCGGGTCCTTCCCCGTCGTGGTGGGCTCCTCGGCCGAGATGGCCAGGTTCTTCCTCAAGACCCACGACACGGTGTTCGCCGACCGGCCAAGGACCGCCGCCGGCAAGCACACCACCTACAACTACTCCGACGTCCTGTGGGCGCCCTACAACGCCCACTTCCGCCGCGCGCGCAGGCTCTTCGCCACCGAGCTGTTCAGCGCGGCGCGGCTCGAGTCCTACAAGCACATCCGCCACGAGGAGGTGAGCGCGCTGCTGCGCGACCTGGCCGCGGCCGCTCACGGGGCATCTGGCCGTGCCGTGCCGCTCAGGGGACACCTCTTTGCGGCGACCAACGGCATCATCTCGCGGGTGGTGCTGGGCAAGAAGTACGCGGAGAAGGAGGCAGGAGGCTCGGCAGCCATGGCGCTGGAGGATTTGTCGGGCTTAATTGAGGAGTTTTTCCTTCTCAACGGCGTGATCAACGTCGGCGATTTCATTCCGTGGTTCGACTGGCTGGACCTGCAAGGGTACGTCCGGAGGATGAAGAAGTACAGCAAGAAGATGGACCGCTTTCTCGAGCATGTCCTGGAGGAACACGAGGAGCGCCGGCGTGTCAAGGGGGAGCAGTTCGTGGCGAGGGACATGGTGGACGTGCTGCTGCAGCTCGCCGACAATCCTAACCGGCTTGACCGAGACACCGTCAAGGCTCTCACTCAG GAACTTATCGTCGGGGGTTCAGATACCTCCAGTGTAACCATGGAGTGGGCGATGTCGGAGGTTCTCAGGAACCCTGAGGTCTTGGGCAAGGCCACCAAGGAGCTCGACCGTGTGGTCGGCCGTGACAGGATGGTCATGGAGAAGGACATCCCAGACCTCCCTTACATAGAGGCCATCGTGAAGGAGGCGATGCGCATGCACCCGGTGTCGCCCATGTTGGCGCCCCACCTCGCACGCGAGGACGCGTCCGTCGACGGCCACGACATCCCCGCCGGCACGCTCGTCCTCGTCAACGTGTGGGCCATCGGCCGTGACCCGACCTATTGGGACGCGCCGGAGGAATTCCGACCAGAGAGGTTTATGGGGAGCAAGATCGACGTGATGGGGCTGGACATGGAGCTGCTACCGTTCGGGGCCGGCCGCCGGATGTGCCCCGGGTATAGCCTGGGACTGAAGGTGGTGCAGTTGATCGTCGCCAATCTTCTGCATGGCTTCACGTCGGGGCTCCCTGACGGCACAACGAGGGAGCAGCTCAACATGGAGGAGATAGAGTAA